The Microcebus murinus isolate Inina chromosome 4, M.murinus_Inina_mat1.0, whole genome shotgun sequence genome has a segment encoding these proteins:
- the NLRP10 gene encoding NACHT, LRR and PYD domains-containing protein 10 has protein sequence MVLAEDPQKALLWALSDLEEDDFKTLKFHIRHMALPEGQPHLGRGELEGLSRVDLADKLILTYGAQEAVRVVLKVLKVMNLLELMDQLSLICLNDYRETYREYVRSLEGREGGVGSSYIQLLLVAKPSSESPESSACTVPEQELDSVMVKDLFGSVEKPDSAPSSVVLQGSAGTGKTTLAKKMVLDWATGTLYRDRFDYVFYVSCKEVVLLPKGKMEQLLFWCCGDSQAPVTEILRQPERLLFILDGFDELQRPFEEQLRRMSLNPKEDLLRRLIGRRILPTCSLLITTRPQALHNLKPLLKEACHVHTLGFSEEERRSYFRSYFKDEEQARKAFEVVEGNAVLYKACQVPGICWVVSSWLKRQMERGQAVSETPRNSTDIFMAYVSTFLPSDDNEGCSEPSRHRVLRSLCSLATEGIQHQRFLFEEAELRKHNLDGPSLAAFLSSNDYQEGLDIKKFYSFRHISFQEFFHAMSYLVAEDQSRLGEASRREVQRLLQEKDPEGNQEMTLSVQFLLDISKKESFSNLELKFHLKISPCIMQDLKHIKEQVESLKLNRTWDLELSLHESKIKSLVNSIQMSDVSFKVEHSNERKSHSSKSFSVKTSLNNGQKEEPKCLPVGAQKEVSHGKGGGAEEPDKDAGGREMGTIALEGQKNGGMEGQEDGERPTASKTDWRAERSE, from the exons ATGGTCCTGGCCGAGGACCCCCAGAAGGCATTGCTCTGGGCCCTGAGTGACCTGGAGGAAGATGATTTCAAGACATTAAAGTTCCACATACGGCATATGGCCCTGCCTGAAGGCCAGCCCCACCTGGGCAGAGGGGAGCTGGAGGGTCTGAGTCGGGTGGACCTGGCAGATAAGCTGATTTTAACTTATGGAGCACAGGAGGCTGTGAGAGTGGTGCTCAAGGTCTTGAAGGTCATGAATCTGTTGGAACTCATGGACCAGCTCAGCCTCATTTGTCTGAATG ATTACAGAGAAACATACCGAGAGTACGTGCGCTCCCTcgaggggagagaagggggagtGGGCAGCAGCTACATTCAGCTGCTCCTAGTGGCCAAGCCCAGCTCAGAGAGCCCAGAATCATCTGCCTGCACCGTCCCTGAGCAGGAGCTGGACTCTGTCATGGTGAAAGATCTATTTGGTTCAGTGGAAAAGCCAGACTCAGCCCCATCATCAGTGGTGCTACAGGGCTCGGCTGGCACTGGGAAGACAACCCTGGCCAAGAAAATGGTGCTGGACTGGGCCACGGGTACCCTGTACCGAGACCGGTTTGATTATGTGTTTTATGTGAGCTGCAAAGAAGTGGTCCTGCTGCCCAAGGGCAAAATGGAGCAGCTCCTCTTCTGGTGTTGTGGGGACAGTCAAGCCCCTGTCACAGAGATTCTGAGGCAGCCAGAGCGGCTCCTGTTCATCCTGGATGGCTTTGATGAACTGCAGAGGCCCTTTGAAGAACAGTTGAGGAGGATGAGCCTGAATCCCAAAGAGGACCTGCTGCGCCGTCTAATTGGGAGAAGGATACTTCCCACGTGCTCCCTGCTCATCACCACCCGGCCCCAGGCTTTGCATAATCTTAAGCCCTTGCTGAAGGAAGCGTGCCATGTCCATACCctaggcttctctgaggaggagaggaggagctaTTTCAGGTCCTATTTCAAGGATGAGGAGCAGGCCAGGAAAGCCTTTGAAGTTGTAGAAGGAAATGCCGTTCTCTACAAAGCGTGTCAGGTTCCAGGCATTTGCTGGGTGGTCAGCTCCTGGCTGAAGAGGCAGATGGAGAGAGGCCAGGCAGTCTCGGAGACTCCCAGAAACAGCACTGACATCTTCATGGCCTATGTGTCCACCTTCCTGCCGTCTGATGACAACGAGGGCTGCAGCGAGCCCTCCCGGCACAGGGTCCTGAGGAGTCTGTGCTCCTTGGCCACGGAGGGGATCCAGCACCAGAGGTTCCTGTTTGAAGAAGCTGAGCTCCGGAAACACAATTTAGATGGCCCAAGCCTGGCTGCTTTTCTGAGCAGCAACGATTACCAAGAGGGACTTGACATCAAGAAGTTCTACAGCTTCCGCCACATCAGCTTCCAGGAATTTTTTCATGCCATGTCCTACCTGGTGGCAGAGGACCAGAGCCGGCTGGGGGAAGCGTCCCGCAGAGAAGTGCAAAGGCTGCTGCAGGAAAAGGACCCAGAAGGGAACCAGGAGATGACCCTCAGTGTGCAGTTTCTGTTGGATATATCGAAGAAAGAGAGCTTCTCCAACTTGGAGCTAAAGTTCCACCTCAAAATTTCTCCCTGTATAATGCAGGATCTGAAGCACATTAAAGAACAGGTGGAATCTCTGAAGTTGAACAGAACCTGGGATTTGGAACTCTCGCTGCACGAGTCTAAAATAAAGAGTCTGGTAAACAGTATTCAGATGAGTGACGTGTCGTTCAAGGTAGAACACTCAAATGAGAGGAAGTCCCATAGCAGCAAGTCATTTTCTGTGAAAACCAGCTTGAATAATGGACAGAAAGAAGAGCCAAAATGTCTTCCTGTGGGAGCACAGAAGGAGGTTTCTCATGGAAAAGGCGGTGGGGCAGAGGAACCAGACAAGGACGCTGGGGGCAGAGAAATGGGGACAATAGCACTGGAGGGTCAGAAGAATGGGGGGATGGAGGGACAGGAGGATGGGGAAAGACCCACAGCAAGTAAAACAGATTGGAGAGCTGAGAGATCAGAGTAA